A single Arachidicoccus sp. BS20 DNA region contains:
- a CDS encoding ABC transporter ATP-binding protein, translating into MIKITNLEKVYRTDLIETVALNKMSFDVKKGEFVAIMGPSGCGKSTLLNILGLLDDCNGGSFLFDGIEVANFNEQKRADLRKKNIGFVFQSFNLIDELTTYENVELPLIYNNVKASDRKEMVEEALDKMQIMHRKNHYPQQLSGGQQQRVAVARAVVNKPKLILADEPTGNLDSHNGSEVMDMLTTLNEQGTTIIMVTHSEHDAKFAHRIIRMLDGEKVTENILRELDYVHD; encoded by the coding sequence ATGATTAAAATTACCAATCTCGAAAAGGTGTACCGCACCGATTTGATAGAAACGGTTGCACTAAACAAAATGTCATTCGACGTAAAGAAAGGCGAATTTGTTGCCATTATGGGACCGTCCGGCTGCGGCAAGTCCACACTGCTCAATATTCTCGGTTTGCTGGATGATTGTAATGGTGGAAGTTTTCTCTTTGACGGAATTGAAGTTGCGAACTTTAACGAGCAAAAGCGCGCCGACCTTCGTAAGAAGAACATCGGCTTTGTGTTCCAGAGCTTTAATTTGATTGACGAATTGACGACTTACGAAAACGTAGAGCTGCCGTTGATTTACAACAATGTGAAGGCTTCGGACAGAAAAGAAATGGTAGAAGAAGCATTGGACAAAATGCAAATTATGCACCGTAAAAACCATTATCCGCAACAGCTTTCGGGCGGTCAGCAGCAGCGTGTAGCCGTTGCCCGCGCCGTAGTGAATAAGCCGAAACTTATACTTGCGGATGAACCTACCGGAAACCTCGATTCGCACAACGGCAGCGAAGTGATGGATATGCTTACCACGCTCAATGAGCAAGGCACTACTATCATTATGGTTACGCACAGCGAGCATGATGCAAAGTTTGCGCACCGCATCATCCGTATGCTTGACGGCGAAAAGGTTACGGAAAATATTTTGAGAGAACTGGATTATGTACATGATTAA
- a CDS encoding ABC transporter permease codes for MLFHYFKTAWRSLVVNRFYSALNIAGLAIGLATGIMLLLWVQNEFSYNKFNKQYKNIYELSAHFPSNGKEIIWSSVPAPLAVYAKNIPSIQSMVRIAGGGGILTNQTETKIIDKNNIIYADSSLLSIFDFKILKGNPNNFLSDTYSVALTEKTAKKIFGTDNVIGKVIRYDKNNFTVTAVLKEIPKNSDIQADAIFPMAYYAQRFTANGGNGKWKTIDVDLGDYGYTIFALLNSNGNPQSVGNALTAAYKNARNGDSQTSFQLQNLGDVHLIGNDGDTSALRMVEIMLLVAILILVIASINYVNLSTARSLMRLKEVSVKKIIGASKRQLFFQFIVETVALFLCAGVIAIGLIFVLMPLYNNISGKELSFSLSDIHTLGILFIVFVGTLLAASIYPAILLSSFQPLAVMRGTKIAGFKTATFRKILVVLQFTISFALLVSTIVMSNQMRYMRNKDLGYDKSYVFSVSFPDEAVQHFDAIKTELQKTHGILSAGTSDAYDISNVGSSTGDIEWSGKPINENMVISQLFADKDFIPTMKYHFIEGGNFSGTPADSNRFILNETAVKAMGLKPPYVGQQITFHEWKGPIIGVLKDFNFEPLTEAISPIIFYSWRYGNMLYVRTTGTEAQNAIAAVEKEYKKYNTSKTPFSYNFLDKSFEAHYRSQQRTGTLFTTFAAIAIFISCLGLFGLATYTAQVKTKEIGIRKVLGASVGSIVQLISKDFLKLVIIAVVIATPLAYWAMHKWLQGFAYKIGIGVFTFIIAAVIVMLIAFATIGFKAFKAARANPVKSLKTE; via the coding sequence ATGTTATTCCATTATTTTAAAACGGCATGGCGCAGCCTTGTAGTAAACAGGTTTTACAGCGCACTCAATATTGCCGGGCTGGCTATTGGTTTGGCTACGGGCATTATGCTGCTGCTTTGGGTGCAGAATGAATTTAGCTATAACAAATTCAACAAGCAGTATAAAAATATTTACGAGTTAAGCGCACATTTTCCATCTAACGGAAAAGAAATAATTTGGAGTAGCGTACCTGCGCCGTTGGCGGTATATGCAAAGAATATTCCAAGCATTCAGTCAATGGTGCGTATTGCAGGTGGAGGCGGTATTTTGACAAACCAGACTGAAACAAAAATTATTGATAAGAATAATATTATTTATGCCGATAGTAGTCTCTTGAGCATCTTTGATTTTAAAATATTGAAAGGTAATCCAAATAATTTTTTGTCCGACACGTATTCCGTTGCACTTACGGAAAAAACTGCGAAAAAAATATTCGGTACGGACAATGTGATTGGTAAAGTAATTCGTTATGATAAAAATAATTTTACGGTAACTGCCGTATTAAAAGAAATTCCAAAAAATTCGGATATTCAGGCAGATGCTATTTTTCCGATGGCTTATTATGCGCAACGCTTTACTGCGAACGGCGGTAATGGAAAATGGAAAACTATTGATGTGGATTTGGGCGATTATGGATATACCATTTTTGCACTGCTTAATTCTAATGGAAATCCGCAAAGCGTAGGCAATGCTCTTACCGCAGCATATAAAAATGCAAGAAACGGCGATAGCCAGACTTCTTTTCAACTGCAAAATCTTGGCGATGTTCATCTTATCGGCAACGATGGCGATACTTCGGCTTTGCGAATGGTGGAAATAATGTTGCTTGTAGCCATTTTAATTTTAGTAATTGCAAGCATCAACTATGTCAATCTTTCTACGGCACGCTCGTTGATGCGGCTGAAAGAAGTAAGCGTCAAGAAAATTATCGGCGCGTCCAAGCGGCAATTATTTTTTCAGTTTATTGTAGAAACAGTCGCCTTATTTCTCTGCGCCGGTGTGATTGCTATCGGTTTGATTTTCGTGCTGATGCCTTTGTACAACAATATTTCAGGCAAAGAACTAAGTTTTTCGTTGTCGGACATTCATACGCTTGGTATTTTATTTATTGTGTTCGTTGGGACGCTGCTTGCAGCAAGTATTTATCCTGCCATATTGCTGTCGTCGTTCCAGCCGCTTGCCGTGATGCGCGGAACAAAAATCGCGGGTTTCAAAACCGCTACGTTCCGCAAAATACTGGTGGTGCTGCAATTTACTATTTCGTTTGCGCTACTGGTAAGTACCATAGTTATGAGCAATCAAATGCGTTATATGCGCAACAAAGATTTGGGTTACGACAAAAGTTATGTATTCTCGGTTTCCTTTCCCGACGAGGCTGTACAGCATTTCGACGCTATTAAAACCGAACTGCAAAAAACACACGGCATTTTAAGCGCAGGAACTTCCGATGCTTATGATATTTCAAACGTGGGTAGCTCAACTGGAGATATTGAATGGAGTGGTAAACCGATAAATGAGAATATGGTTATTTCTCAGCTTTTCGCAGATAAAGATTTTATTCCTACCATGAAATATCACTTTATCGAAGGCGGCAATTTTTCCGGTACGCCTGCCGACAGTAATAGATTTATTTTAAACGAAACAGCTGTTAAGGCAATGGGATTAAAGCCGCCGTATGTGGGGCAGCAAATAACTTTTCACGAATGGAAAGGACCAATTATTGGCGTACTGAAAGATTTTAATTTTGAGCCATTGACCGAAGCTATCAGCCCAATTATATTTTACAGTTGGCGATACGGTAATATGTTGTATGTGCGCACCACCGGCACTGAAGCGCAAAATGCCATTGCCGCTGTGGAAAAAGAATATAAAAAATACAACACGAGCAAAACGCCTTTCAGTTATAACTTTTTGGACAAAAGTTTTGAAGCGCATTACCGTTCGCAGCAGCGCACCGGCACACTGTTTACCACCTTTGCAGCAATTGCTATTTTTATTTCCTGCCTCGGTTTGTTTGGCTTGGCAACTTACACGGCGCAGGTAAAAACCAAAGAAATAGGCATTCGCAAAGTGTTGGGCGCAAGTGTCGGCAGCATAGTACAACTCATCAGTAAAGATTTTTTAAAGCTTGTAATTATCGCTGTTGTGATTGCAACGCCGTTGGCTTACTGGGCAATGCACAAATGGCTGCAGGGCTTTGCATACAAAATAGGCATCGGCGTATTCACATTCATCATCGCGGCTGTGATAGTGATGCTGATTGCGTTTGCGACGATTGGCTTCAAAGCGTTTAAAGCGGCAAGAGCCAATCCGGTAAAGAGTTTGAAAACGGAATAG
- a CDS encoding DUF4097 family beta strand repeat-containing protein yields the protein MKKLLIFTLACGVALTAISWTGKMFNNIIGVVQSNAEPVLMQTKSFGISEVKNVNASTTLGSITVTGDATGEASVEMYAQANNNQHLSKDEIQQIINRDYNIEISVENGKLTAKAIFKNKHVGNNQKTVSVSFKIHTAKNVSTDLNSVTGSIHLAALQGNERFEVSTGSLHLDNISGDINGHTSTGSIHADNCNGNIKLETSTGSVHASYIKGMLDARTSTGSLHLENITAKVYATTSTGSISAKFDTFKNDATLSTSIGSVNVEVPKDIAANLDLEGSHINANRLYNFSGDTGKRNIKGKINGGGANLAASTNMGSVSLNFK from the coding sequence ATGAAAAAGTTACTCATTTTTACGCTTGCCTGCGGCGTGGCACTTACCGCAATTTCATGGACAGGCAAAATGTTCAACAACATCATCGGCGTTGTACAATCAAACGCTGAACCTGTATTGATGCAAACAAAAAGTTTCGGTATAAGTGAAGTTAAAAATGTAAATGCTTCCACCACGCTCGGCTCTATCACTGTTACGGGCGATGCAACCGGCGAAGCCTCCGTTGAAATGTATGCGCAGGCAAACAACAATCAACATTTGTCCAAAGACGAAATTCAGCAAATCATCAACAGGGATTATAACATTGAAATCTCTGTCGAAAACGGCAAGCTTACTGCGAAAGCCATTTTTAAAAACAAGCACGTCGGAAACAACCAAAAAACAGTAAGCGTTTCCTTTAAAATCCACACGGCAAAAAATGTAAGTACCGATTTGAATTCCGTTACCGGCAGTATTCATCTTGCTGCGTTGCAGGGTAATGAGCGTTTTGAAGTAAGTACGGGTAGCCTGCATCTGGATAATATTTCCGGCGACATCAATGGACACACCAGCACCGGCAGCATCCATGCAGATAATTGCAACGGCAATATTAAATTAGAAACATCCACAGGCTCGGTTCACGCTTCCTATATCAAAGGAATGCTGGATGCCAGAACATCTACCGGCAGCCTGCATCTTGAAAATATTACGGCGAAAGTGTATGCGACTACTTCTACGGGCAGCATTTCTGCAAAGTTCGATACGTTTAAAAACGATGCTACGCTTTCCACATCTATCGGCAGCGTAAATGTAGAAGTTCCGAAGGATATTGCCGCAAACCTTGATCTTGAGGGTTCGCATATCAATGCCAACAGGTTGTACAATTTTAGCGGCGACACCGGCAAAAGAAATATTAAGGGCAAAATAAATGGCGGCGGCGCCAACCTTGCTGCTTCAACAAATATGGGTAGTGTGAGTTTGAATTTTAAATAG